The following proteins are encoded in a genomic region of Chryseobacterium cucumeris:
- a CDS encoding DsbA family oxidoreductase, which produces MKIEIWSDVMCPFCYIGKNNFEQALNKLPFKDEVEIEWKSFQLDPTLDPKETQDTIQYFREKKGVAEAQAAQMLGQVTQMGKGAGINFNFGKTLITNTFSAHKLLHLAKKHNKSNEMEEALFIAHFIDGKNVGDTEVLTALAESLGIDREEALQAITTDQLDYEVNQDIQEARNNGISGVPFFVLNGKYAVSGAQPAEVFENALQQTYKETVSPFKDISGENGASCDADGCRI; this is translated from the coding sequence ATGAAAATAGAAATCTGGTCGGACGTAATGTGTCCGTTTTGCTATATCGGAAAAAATAATTTTGAACAGGCTTTGAATAAGCTTCCTTTTAAAGATGAAGTAGAAATAGAGTGGAAGAGTTTTCAGCTGGACCCAACTTTAGATCCGAAAGAAACTCAGGATACCATTCAATATTTCAGAGAGAAAAAAGGAGTAGCTGAAGCCCAGGCTGCTCAAATGCTGGGACAGGTTACCCAAATGGGAAAAGGGGCCGGAATTAATTTCAACTTCGGAAAAACATTGATCACCAATACATTCAGCGCTCATAAATTGCTTCATCTGGCTAAAAAGCACAACAAATCCAATGAAATGGAAGAGGCATTATTTATCGCTCATTTTATTGACGGCAAAAATGTTGGAGATACTGAAGTTTTGACAGCTCTTGCTGAAAGCTTAGGGATTGACAGAGAAGAAGCACTGCAGGCTATTACAACAGATCAACTGGATTATGAAGTGAATCAGGATATTCAGGAGGCAAGAAACAATGGCATTTCCGGAGTTCCTTTCTTTGTTCTGAACGGTAAATATGCTGTTTCCGGAGCTCAGCCTGCAGAGGTATTTGAAAATGCACTCCAGCAGACTTACAAAGAAACGGTGAGCCCGTTTAAGGATATTTCCGGTGAGAACGGAGCTTCCTGTGATGCAGACGGATGCAGAATTTAA
- a CDS encoding MFS transporter encodes MQENSSNGISRTVIWLMAVISGLVVANNYYNQPLLALISEELQVSESAAGKISVLTQIGYALGLLLIVPLGDKFFRKKLILIDLFLVFGSLLWMTFATQLWMLYAASLLIGTTSVIPQLFVPIAAELSSDKEKSSNIGLVMSGLLLGILLSRFVGGIVGEVWGWRAMFGIAAGLMVIVWLAVYKMLPEMSPNFKGSYKELMQSVAHLARTQPVLQLASFRGAMAFGSMCALFTTLVFHMEKPPFNAGSSVVGSFGLAGAVGALAAAKVGKLQKYLDINRIILYSLLIVIGSWGFTYFAGETYWGLIVGVILVDLGVQSSHIMNQTNYFLIRSNAVNRLNTVYMVSYFIGGSLGTWLASIAWQKAQWTGVCLVGTVFGVLALIAHILFSKKVNKANAEM; translated from the coding sequence ATGCAGGAGAATTCTTCCAATGGTATTTCCCGGACTGTTATCTGGCTTATGGCCGTTATTTCCGGACTGGTGGTGGCGAACAATTATTATAATCAGCCTTTACTGGCCCTTATTTCAGAGGAACTGCAGGTTTCTGAGAGTGCAGCAGGTAAAATTTCTGTACTGACTCAGATCGGTTATGCGTTAGGGCTTTTGCTGATTGTTCCGTTGGGAGACAAATTTTTCCGCAAGAAACTCATTTTAATTGATTTGTTTCTTGTTTTCGGATCACTTTTATGGATGACTTTTGCTACTCAATTATGGATGCTGTATGCAGCCAGCTTACTGATCGGGACAACTTCAGTTATTCCACAATTATTTGTCCCTATTGCAGCAGAACTTTCATCAGATAAAGAAAAATCCTCCAACATCGGATTGGTAATGTCCGGATTATTACTCGGGATTCTTCTGTCCCGCTTTGTGGGAGGAATTGTAGGAGAAGTCTGGGGCTGGAGAGCTATGTTTGGAATAGCGGCAGGATTGATGGTCATTGTCTGGTTAGCTGTCTATAAGATGCTTCCGGAAATGTCGCCCAATTTTAAAGGTAGCTATAAAGAGCTGATGCAGTCTGTAGCTCATCTTGCAAGAACACAGCCTGTTCTTCAGCTGGCATCATTCCGTGGGGCAATGGCATTCGGTTCTATGTGTGCTTTGTTTACCACATTGGTTTTTCATATGGAAAAACCACCTTTTAATGCAGGTTCTTCTGTCGTGGGAAGCTTTGGATTAGCCGGGGCTGTAGGAGCTTTAGCTGCTGCTAAGGTGGGAAAACTTCAAAAGTATCTGGATATTAACAGAATTATCTTGTATTCTTTACTGATTGTCATCGGAAGCTGGGGCTTTACCTATTTTGCAGGTGAAACCTATTGGGGACTGATTGTAGGAGTAATTCTTGTAGATTTAGGGGTACAGTCAAGCCATATTATGAACCAGACCAATTATTTCCTTATCAGATCAAATGCAGTCAACAGACTGAATACAGTGTATATGGTTTCTTACTTCATTGGAGGATCACTGGGAACATGGCTGGCTTCTATTGCCTGGCAAAAGGCTCAATGGACCGGCGTATGTCTTGTAGGAACTGTATTTGGAGTACTGGCTTTGATTGCCCATATTTTGTTTTCAAAAAAAGTCAATAAAGCAAACGCAGAAATGTAA
- a CDS encoding Crp/Fnr family transcriptional regulator produces the protein MKHSEFVKHINHYYPLSEETIKDLLDICTEEYYHKNDLLLESGSMARYYYFLKSGLIGYYTVDEQGNNIYKIFFEENTFVASTAAIIRNEPSDFNIIALEDCSVIQYPAKAYRELLEEHHDLALFHLHYLEKNWVVKKEPLEVSLKYETAKKRYLQLLDDASLYNRLKQHHIASYLGITPTQLSRIKKEVQGDKYH, from the coding sequence ATGAAGCATTCAGAATTTGTAAAACATATTAATCACTATTATCCTTTATCTGAGGAAACCATTAAAGATTTATTGGATATCTGTACAGAAGAATACTACCACAAAAACGATCTTCTGCTGGAATCCGGTTCTATGGCCAGATATTATTACTTTTTAAAGTCAGGACTGATAGGATATTACACAGTAGATGAACAGGGGAATAATATCTATAAAATTTTCTTTGAAGAAAACACCTTTGTAGCTTCCACAGCAGCCATTATTAGAAACGAACCCAGCGATTTCAATATTATTGCATTGGAAGACTGCTCAGTAATACAATATCCCGCAAAAGCTTACCGTGAACTGTTGGAAGAACACCATGACCTGGCTCTTTTTCACCTGCATTATCTGGAAAAAAACTGGGTGGTAAAAAAAGAACCTTTGGAGGTTTCTCTGAAGTATGAAACAGCAAAAAAAAGATATTTGCAATTGCTTGACGATGCATCTCTTTACAACCGGTTGAAACAGCATCACATTGCTTCTTATCTGGGAATTACACCTACACAGCTCAGCCGGATCAAAAAAGAAGTTCAGGGAGATAAATACCATTAA
- a CDS encoding GNAT family N-acetyltransferase, producing MSSIIINKASAEDVEIVQSLGRQTFSETFAENNTEEAMKKYLEESFNTEKIKSELNNPDSFFYIAWEEDNPVGYLKVNSGKAQTELQDDTALEIERIYVKKSHHGKKVGQLLYNQALETAEQLGKSYLWLGVWEKNLRALQFYRKNGFVEFDKHIFRLGEEEQTDLMMKKVLD from the coding sequence ATGAGTTCAATTATCATTAATAAAGCCTCCGCCGAAGATGTAGAAATTGTACAAAGTTTAGGAAGACAGACGTTTTCCGAAACTTTTGCAGAAAATAATACGGAAGAGGCTATGAAAAAGTATCTGGAAGAAAGCTTTAATACGGAAAAAATAAAATCAGAGTTGAATAATCCTGATTCATTTTTCTATATTGCCTGGGAAGAAGACAATCCGGTTGGTTACCTGAAAGTCAATTCCGGAAAGGCACAGACTGAACTTCAGGATGATACCGCCCTTGAAATTGAAAGAATCTATGTAAAGAAAAGCCATCACGGTAAAAAAGTGGGCCAGCTTCTTTATAACCAGGCTTTGGAAACAGCTGAGCAGCTTGGTAAATCATACTTATGGCTTGGGGTTTGGGAAAAAAACCTGAGAGCTTTACAATTTTACAGAAAAAATGGATTCGTTGAGTTTGATAAGCATATTTTCAGGCTTGGGGAAGAAGAACAGACCGATCTGATGATGAAAAAAGTATTGGATTAA
- a CDS encoding 3-oxoacyl-ACP synthase III family protein translates to MKLHHTYFYHPDFVENNTAVIEHFERQEISIQKIQNALGRAERFIVPENSFETTLSMGIEAAKGVFNESNISILDIDIIIFVSSSPEHHIPCDAIQIHHALEGKPDTLCYDINANCIGAFIALDQVSKYLKGTRSGTKALVVCAEKFSRILDPDNPITAFCLSDSAFAFIVENDGDDTSGLIDVLYHTDSSFCNTVLYPPKGSSGHHHGDLATWDRVFDGMASVNFALENIPLFLKRNQISLKQIDLFLFSQFSIKNINIIRDYFQLPEEKIPFYSKELGYTGASSPFLALDQYQKEVKSLKKGDYILIWTLGTGYQAGLMLWKY, encoded by the coding sequence ATGAAGTTACATCACACGTATTTCTATCATCCTGATTTTGTAGAAAATAATACAGCTGTTATTGAACATTTTGAAAGGCAGGAAATTTCAATACAAAAAATCCAGAATGCATTAGGCAGGGCAGAACGTTTTATTGTTCCGGAGAATTCTTTTGAAACTACACTTTCTATGGGAATTGAAGCAGCAAAAGGAGTTTTTAATGAAAGTAATATTTCTATCCTCGATATAGATATTATTATTTTTGTAAGCAGCTCTCCTGAACATCATATTCCCTGTGATGCTATCCAGATCCATCATGCATTAGAGGGAAAACCGGATACCTTATGTTATGATATCAATGCCAACTGTATTGGAGCATTTATAGCGCTGGATCAGGTGTCAAAATATTTAAAAGGGACCCGGTCCGGAACAAAAGCTTTGGTAGTTTGTGCCGAAAAATTCTCGAGGATATTAGATCCTGACAACCCGATTACTGCTTTTTGTCTTTCAGATTCTGCTTTTGCTTTCATCGTAGAAAATGATGGGGACGACACCTCAGGGTTAATAGATGTACTATATCATACAGACAGCAGCTTTTGTAATACCGTGCTCTACCCACCTAAAGGAAGTTCAGGTCATCATCATGGCGATCTGGCAACCTGGGATCGTGTTTTCGACGGAATGGCAAGTGTCAATTTTGCACTGGAAAATATCCCCCTTTTCTTAAAGCGCAATCAGATAAGTCTGAAGCAGATTGACTTGTTTTTATTTTCACAGTTTTCTATCAAGAATATCAATATTATCCGCGATTACTTTCAGTTGCCGGAGGAAAAAATTCCTTTTTACTCTAAAGAGCTTGGGTATACCGGAGCATCCAGTCCATTTTTAGCTTTAGACCAATATCAAAAAGAAGTAAAATCATTAAAAAAAGGAGATTATATTCTCATATGGACACTGGGAACAGGCTATCAGGCGGGATTAATGCTTTGGAAATATTAA
- a CDS encoding nucleosidase, whose translation MIKINNNTHYSIDDTLFVFALDSEAGTVFDDKNKLITGIGKVNAAIELTKEIHTRKPKLIVNLGSAGSKGFHKGEVVCCTKFIQRDMDVRGLGFKLYETPLSGVPPVLEYGLKMDTLKEGICGSGDSFEMNHSETDYNIVDMEAYPLALIAQQENIPFLCLKYISDDAGSDAADDWSVQVHLASEAFKKILFS comes from the coding sequence ATGATAAAAATTAACAACAACACCCATTACTCAATTGATGATACCCTTTTTGTTTTTGCATTAGATTCTGAAGCAGGAACCGTTTTCGACGATAAAAACAAATTGATTACCGGTATCGGAAAAGTAAATGCGGCGATTGAATTAACCAAAGAAATTCATACAAGAAAACCTAAACTGATCGTGAATTTAGGTTCTGCCGGAAGTAAGGGATTTCACAAAGGAGAAGTCGTATGCTGTACAAAATTCATCCAGCGGGATATGGATGTAAGAGGACTTGGTTTTAAATTATATGAAACTCCATTATCAGGAGTACCACCTGTACTGGAATATGGTCTTAAAATGGATACTTTGAAAGAAGGAATCTGTGGTAGCGGTGATAGTTTTGAAATGAACCACTCCGAAACAGATTACAATATTGTAGACATGGAAGCCTATCCGCTGGCATTGATTGCCCAACAGGAAAACATTCCGTTTTTATGCCTGAAATATATTTCTGACGATGCAGGAAGTGATGCTGCTGACGACTGGAGTGTACAGGTACATCTGGCTTCCGAAGCATTTAAGAAAATCCTTTTTTCATAA